A section of the Sander vitreus isolate 19-12246 chromosome 19, sanVit1, whole genome shotgun sequence genome encodes:
- the snapc2 gene encoding uncharacterized protein snapc2: MKPPPRKRTKIDRTLYPEPSGKQASSQWKRAEQCNLLTALKKLSGKTQGHEDIDYDFLRNHVQTRSISEMQSVVEYLKNKVISMASQTLKEKRLEEKVRKPIEVWTHMASTITGNLEEPISTAFSQMLIVSSTEPCTLRNCDPPQVYRAPTNKDGPVGRTITPRPMIRPPVKAERPNTNTARPLMVIKTPAPAMGPAKRLPAPSQVVRVPNSNIPPPKQRLPATAGSSPAVATSTSQSAASACQPGAAATLVVPSTSPQPSSQTVTPLTAERPNTNTARPLMVIKTPAPAMGPAKRLPAPSQVVRVPNSNIPPPKQRIPATAGSSPAVATSTSQSAASACQPGAAATLVVPSTSPQPSSQTVTPLTVTGQVPPSSGSAAVVKTQSVGSSLIRTTQQPVEQHPTPISTATTSNSLSSTNATSQTPVPSTAASSGASSTPPLSTTATALYARFGRTSKYNTTDTPRVLGVKSVVDFERIYCYLSQIHQPNDECHLTPMESAIMLDLLMSLPEELRLLNCNKLHTHLTQVYQFLSSPADSKMAREMFKERKDGLCAQTGTPSGPNSQQSTAGGADSDDVTDSGGKKLQPEESESQSSGSSNPSGHSGNAEKMGLCPPLNPFMVPLKLLRRK, from the exons ATGAAGCCGCCTCCTCGGAAACGAACTAAAATAGATCGCACCCTGTATCCTGAACCTTCAGGTAAACAGGCCAGCAGTCAGTGGAAGCGAGCAGAACAGTGTAATCTCCTGACAGCGCTGAAAAAACTCAGCGGGAAAACCCAGGGCCACGAAGACATCGACTATGATTTCCTGAGAAACCACGTGCAAACTCGGTCCATTTCGGAG ATGCAATCTGTGGTGGAATATCTGAAGAACAAAGTGATCTCAATGGCGAGCCAAACGCTGAAGGAGAAGAGATTGGAGGAGAAGGTCAGAAAGCCCATCGAGGTGTGGACACACATGGCTTCTACTATAACTGGAAACCTCGAAGAACCCATTTCCACTGCATTCTCTCAG ATGCTGATCGTGTCGTCCACAGAGCCTTGCACCCTGAGGAACTGTGACCCTCCCCAAGTCTACAGAGCACCCACAAACAAAGACGGGCCTGTTGGTCGCACCATCACTCCTAGACCAATGATTAGGCCGCCAGTCAAAG CTGAGCGTCCTAACACCAACACAGCCCGTCCTCTCATGGTTATCAAGACCCCGGCGCCAGCCATGGGCCCAGCCAAAAGACTCCCAGCACCCTCCCAAGTGGTGAGAGTGCCAAACAGCAACATCCCTCCACCGAAGCAACGGCTTCCTGCCACAGCTGGAAGCTCACCTGCTGTTGCCACCTCCACCTCTCAGTCTGCAGCCTCCGCCTGCCAGCCGGGTGCGGCAGCAACACTCGTCGTGCCTTCTACATCTCCACAACCGTCCTCACAGACTGTGACTCCACTTACAG CTGAGCGTCCTAACACCAACACAGCCCGTCCTCTCATGGTTATCAAGACCCCGGCGCCAGCCATGGGCCCAGCCAAAAGACTCCCAGCACCCTCCCAAGTGGTGAGAGTGCCAAACAGCAACATCCCTCCACCGAAGCAACGGATTCCTGCCACAGCTGGAAGCTCACCTGCTGTTGCCACCTCCACCTCTCAGTCTGCAGCCTCCGCCTGCCAGCCGGGTGCGGCAGCAACACTCGTCGTGCCTTCTACATCTCCACAACCGTCCTCACAGACTGTGACTCCACTTACAG TTACAGGACAAGTCCCGCCCAGTTCTGGCTCTGCAGCAGTGGTAAAGACTCAGAGTGTTGGCAGCTCTCTAATCCGGACTACCCAGCAGCCCGTGGAGCAACACCCCACCCCCATCTCCACCGCCACCACGTCAAACTCCCTCTCCTCCACCAACGCCACCAGCCAAACTCCAGTTCCCAGTACCGCAGCATCCTCTGGTGCCTCCTCCACGCCCCCACTCTCCACCACCGCCACGGCCTTGTACGCCCGGTTTGGCCGCACCAGCAAGTACAACACGACGGACACGCCGAGGGTGTTAGGCGTCAAGAGCGTAGTGGACTTTGAGAGGATCTATTGCTACCTGAGTCAAATCCACCAGCCGAACGACGAGTGTCATCTCACCCCCATGG AGAGCGCTATAATGCTGGACCTGTTGATGTCTCTCCCAGAGGAGCTTCGCCTGCTGAACTGCAACAAGCTGCACACACATCTGACCCAG GTGTACCAATTCCTCTCATCCCCCGCTGACTCCAAGATGGCGCGAGAAATGTTTAAAGAGCGGAAGGATGGACTCTGTGCTCAGACAGGGACACCGAGCGGTCCAAACAGTCAGCAGAGCACTGCTGGGGGTGCTGACAGCGACGATGTCACAGACAGTGGAGGGAAGAAACTGCAGCCAGAGGAATCTGAGAGCCAATCATCAGGAAGCAGTAACCCATCAGGACATTCAGGGAATGCAGAAAAGATGGGACTCTGCCCCCCCCTCAACCCGTTTATGGTGCCACTGAAACTGTTAAGGCGTAAATAG